Proteins from one Natrinema salinisoli genomic window:
- a CDS encoding thiolase C-terminal domain-containing protein encodes MTDVRISGVGMTPFESEAAQSILELAITAAERAIADSPHTRDEITSLHVGNALTEALGTRTGLANALISALGIEGAAADRIENTSASGASAFQRGAHVVDSRASDVALVVGVEKMSVAETREVTESISRLVHDREYEQGVTLPSFGALAAGTYLDRYNVSREALGAVAAKNHRNAANNRVAQFQTEISIEDAAESPIVAEPLRLYDCCPTTDGGAAVVLSRDAGVRVESVESATGTHAVADRTDPLDIESVRLAGERAFAAAGLGPQNVDVACIHDAFTILELLELEELGFYDAGTAWEATLDGETALDGGLPVNPGGGLKARGHPLGATGISQIIELVWQLRGDLRPDRQVPNAGTGLAVNVAGFGNNSVCTVLEG; translated from the coding sequence ATGACGGATGTCCGTATCTCCGGGGTCGGAATGACCCCGTTCGAGAGCGAGGCGGCACAATCGATCCTCGAACTCGCGATAACCGCTGCAGAGAGAGCGATCGCGGACTCACCGCACACCCGAGACGAGATCACGTCACTTCACGTCGGCAACGCGCTCACCGAAGCGCTCGGGACGCGGACCGGATTAGCGAACGCGCTGATCTCCGCGCTCGGGATCGAAGGGGCGGCCGCCGATCGGATCGAAAACACGAGTGCCAGCGGCGCTAGCGCGTTCCAGCGCGGGGCGCACGTGGTCGATAGTCGCGCCTCGGACGTCGCGCTCGTCGTCGGCGTCGAGAAGATGTCGGTGGCGGAGACGCGAGAAGTCACTGAATCGATAAGCCGTCTCGTACACGATCGCGAGTACGAACAGGGAGTTACTCTGCCGTCTTTCGGGGCACTCGCTGCCGGGACGTATCTCGACCGCTACAACGTTTCCCGGGAGGCACTCGGTGCGGTCGCCGCGAAGAACCACCGGAACGCAGCGAACAACCGCGTCGCACAGTTCCAGACGGAGATCAGCATCGAGGATGCAGCCGAATCACCGATCGTCGCGGAGCCGCTCCGGCTGTACGACTGCTGCCCGACGACCGACGGCGGTGCCGCAGTGGTCCTCTCACGTGACGCAGGTGTTCGCGTCGAGAGCGTCGAAAGTGCGACCGGTACGCACGCCGTCGCAGACCGTACCGATCCGCTCGACATCGAGAGCGTCCGCCTGGCCGGCGAGCGCGCGTTCGCTGCCGCCGGGCTGGGGCCGCAGAACGTCGACGTGGCCTGTATCCACGACGCTTTCACGATCTTAGAGCTCCTCGAACTCGAGGAACTGGGTTTCTACGACGCGGGGACCGCGTGGGAGGCGACACTCGACGGGGAGACCGCGTTGGACGGAGGACTCCCCGTTAACCCGGGCGGCGGGCTGAAAGCCCGTGGCCACCCGCTCGGGGCGACAGGGATCTCGCAGATCATCGAACTGGTGTGGCAGCTCCGTGGGGACCTCCGACCGGACCGACAGGTCCCGAACGCAGGGACGGGACTCGCTGTCAACGTGGCGGGCTTCGGAAACAACAGCGTCTGCACGGTGTTAGAAGGATGA
- a CDS encoding CaiB/BaiF CoA transferase family protein produces the protein MTANGKILEGVKVVDLSTFVTGGFCSAMLANQGAEVVKVEQPGYGDAVRHSGPPFIDGESPYYWTLNYGKKSLELDLKNERATEALYELVAEADVFIQNFRPGTAERLGVDHETLSEYNEDLVYLAISAFGQTGPWSERSGYDLLIQGMSGIMDVTGEEGRQPVKVGLPMTDLITAMWAAFGTMTALYRREQTGEGEYIDLGMLEATLPWLTKQAGMVFAGEETRRMGTKDPVLAPYQTFETKDGHLNICILNEKLWGELCEALDRPDLPADDRFEMNKDRVEHIDELEAEIEDTLSEKTTDQWIEIIAEDAGVPAGPVYDVEEALHNPQIDARGTITEIEHPELGEIPVIEHPLRYDNAESGFDSAPPLLGEHNREVFRELGYSEEEIEALANAGVFGSADEEE, from the coding sequence ATGACTGCCAACGGGAAGATCCTGGAGGGTGTCAAGGTAGTCGATCTCTCTACGTTCGTCACCGGCGGCTTCTGTTCGGCGATGCTCGCTAATCAGGGGGCAGAGGTCGTGAAGGTCGAACAGCCGGGCTACGGCGACGCTGTCCGGCATTCCGGCCCACCGTTCATCGACGGCGAATCGCCGTACTACTGGACGCTGAATTACGGGAAGAAGAGCCTCGAACTCGACCTGAAGAACGAGAGAGCGACGGAGGCGTTGTACGAACTCGTCGCAGAGGCCGACGTCTTCATCCAGAACTTCCGACCCGGGACTGCAGAGCGCCTCGGCGTCGATCACGAGACGCTCTCGGAATACAACGAGGACCTCGTCTATCTCGCTATCTCCGCGTTCGGACAGACTGGACCCTGGAGCGAGCGATCGGGATACGATCTGCTCATTCAGGGGATGAGTGGGATAATGGACGTGACTGGAGAAGAGGGACGACAGCCAGTCAAGGTCGGCTTGCCGATGACAGACCTCATCACAGCCATGTGGGCTGCTTTCGGCACGATGACTGCGCTCTATCGCCGAGAACAGACCGGTGAGGGAGAATACATCGACCTCGGAATGCTCGAGGCGACGCTGCCGTGGCTGACGAAACAGGCCGGCATGGTGTTCGCCGGCGAGGAGACGCGGCGGATGGGGACGAAGGATCCGGTACTCGCGCCGTACCAGACCTTCGAGACCAAGGACGGGCACCTGAACATCTGCATCCTCAACGAGAAGCTCTGGGGCGAGCTCTGTGAGGCACTCGACCGGCCCGATCTCCCGGCCGACGATCGCTTCGAGATGAACAAGGACCGCGTCGAGCACATCGACGAGTTGGAAGCGGAGATCGAGGACACCCTCAGCGAGAAGACCACGGACCAGTGGATCGAGATCATCGCGGAGGACGCCGGTGTCCCGGCCGGCCCAGTCTACGACGTCGAAGAGGCATTGCACAACCCACAGATAGACGCACGAGGGACGATCACCGAGATCGAACATCCGGAGCTCGGGGAGATTCCGGTCATCGAACACCCGCTCCGGTACGATAACGCAGAGAGCGGGTTTGACTCCGCGCCGCCGCTACTCGGTGAGCACAACCGAGAGGTGTTCCGCGAACTGGGTTACTCCGAGGAGGAGATCGAGGCGCTGGCAAACGCCGGCGTGTTCGGCTCGGCAGACGAGGAGGAGTAA
- a CDS encoding FG-GAP repeat protein produces MRDELTRRTILGCLTGGTLAGIGGCLEVFSENATGPKSEDENWKTVSPEPFTEVSKPRSPVATLGGSDRSESFGQEVATTGDTVFVGVPQAAPDGVEKAGTVAVFKQSGTGWGQTATLTGQKQKRDYFGGQIAASGSTLLVGNEYNFSGTSRIPVSVFERSNGDGWQLTTELTEGVYIESMAVADDTAVLRTADSDGLADVFEREGGEWSLRQTLSATDQDDGRAVRSIATDGETILVGAPPKSGPKRRRAGSGVVHVFNRSNGTWSHRTTLSGATGRDHFGWSVSVIDGKALIGDYINDTAYVFGLSDGQWSREQMYTATSGNSHQYFGHIVAMDGDTLLVGAPHAQFGDSVGAVYNLDQPSSTNDPRGIYFTAPDTTEQFGDAIATTNGTTIVAGRCSEESFVYIYEQ; encoded by the coding sequence GTGAGAGATGAGCTTACGAGGCGGACAATCCTGGGATGTCTCACGGGGGGAACGCTCGCCGGGATCGGTGGCTGTCTGGAGGTGTTCTCGGAGAACGCAACCGGCCCCAAATCCGAAGACGAGAACTGGAAGACTGTCTCGCCAGAGCCGTTCACCGAGGTTTCCAAACCACGCTCTCCAGTAGCCACACTCGGCGGCTCTGATCGATCGGAATCGTTCGGGCAGGAGGTCGCTACGACGGGCGATACTGTCTTCGTTGGCGTGCCCCAAGCTGCTCCCGATGGCGTCGAAAAAGCCGGAACCGTGGCCGTCTTTAAACAATCGGGGACTGGATGGGGGCAGACAGCGACGCTGACCGGTCAGAAACAGAAACGCGACTATTTCGGCGGACAGATCGCAGCCAGCGGGTCGACGCTGCTGGTCGGTAACGAGTACAACTTTTCGGGGACGTCGCGAATCCCCGTGTCGGTGTTCGAGCGATCGAACGGTGACGGCTGGCAACTGACGACGGAGCTAACCGAGGGCGTCTACATCGAATCGATGGCGGTGGCCGATGATACGGCCGTCCTGCGGACAGCAGACAGCGACGGGCTCGCAGATGTCTTCGAGCGTGAAGGCGGGGAATGGAGCCTGCGACAGACGCTGTCTGCTACTGATCAGGATGACGGACGGGCCGTCAGATCAATCGCGACTGATGGCGAGACGATACTGGTCGGAGCGCCACCGAAGTCAGGGCCGAAGCGTCGACGCGCGGGATCGGGTGTCGTTCACGTCTTCAACCGATCGAACGGTACCTGGAGTCATCGGACGACCCTCTCCGGAGCGACAGGGAGGGATCACTTCGGCTGGTCGGTTTCGGTGATCGATGGGAAGGCATTGATCGGCGATTATATCAACGATACAGCGTACGTGTTCGGCCTCTCAGATGGACAATGGTCTCGCGAGCAGATGTATACTGCGACCAGTGGTAACTCGCATCAATATTTCGGTCACATAGTCGCGATGGATGGCGATACGTTGCTAGTCGGCGCACCACATGCTCAGTTCGGTGACTCGGTCGGCGCGGTTTACAACCTCGATCAGCCGTCTAGTACAAACGATCCGCGAGGAATATATTTCACAGCGCCCGATACGACCGAGCAATTCGGCGACGCGATAGCGACCACGAACGGAACGACGATCGTCGCAGGCAGGTGTTCCGAGGAGAGCTTCGTCTATATTTACGAGCAGTGA
- a CDS encoding helix-turn-helix transcriptional regulator: protein MDDLTGFQRDLLYVIAGADQPSGQDIKEEVEHYYSDEINHGRLYLNLDTVVNKDLVEKGQLDRRTNYYAITEDGEQAIEQRQEWQSQYID, encoded by the coding sequence ATGGACGACCTCACGGGGTTTCAACGGGACCTCCTATACGTGATCGCTGGCGCTGATCAACCATCCGGGCAAGATATTAAAGAAGAAGTTGAGCACTACTACAGTGACGAAATCAATCACGGGCGATTGTATCTAAACCTCGATACGGTTGTCAACAAAGACCTCGTCGAAAAAGGGCAACTCGACAGAAGAACGAACTACTATGCGATTACAGAGGATGGTGAGCAAGCTATCGAGCAGCGACAAGAGTGGCAGTCACAATACATCGACTAG
- a CDS encoding PadR family transcriptional regulator — protein MHDLTGFQRDLLYTIAGQDDPHGLAIKEELEDYYQTEIHHGRLYPNLDEVVDKGLVEKGKLDRRTNYYTVTARGRRELEARRDWEDQYIGELFLEAE, from the coding sequence ATGCACGATCTTACTGGTTTCCAGCGTGATTTGCTGTATACGATTGCTGGACAGGACGATCCCCACGGGCTCGCGATCAAAGAGGAACTCGAGGACTACTACCAGACAGAGATCCATCACGGGCGCCTCTATCCGAATCTCGACGAGGTCGTCGACAAGGGTCTGGTCGAGAAAGGCAAACTCGATCGGCGAACGAATTATTACACGGTCACCGCTCGCGGTCGGCGTGAACTCGAGGCTCGTCGAGACTGGGAAGATCAGTACATTGGCGAGTTGTTCCTGGAAGCAGAGTGA